CGCGCACGGTGAAGTACTTCAGCGACGGTGTGATCGAGGGCGGTACGGCCGCCCTGCTCGACCCCTATCTGGACGCGCCGCACAGCTGCGGCATGCCCGTGTGGGAGCCGCACGCGCTCGCCGAAGCGGTGTGCGCCTTCGACGCCGACGGCTTCCGGACGCACATCCACGCCATCGGCGACGCGGGCGTACGGGCCGCGCTCGACGCGGTGGAGGCCGCGGTCCTCGCCAATGCGGCCTGGGACCGGCGGCCGGTGATCACCCATGTGCAGCTCGTCGACCCGGCCGACCTGCCGCGCTTCGCCGCACTCGGCGTCATCGCCAACTTCGAGCCCCTGTGGGCGCAGCCCGACCCGCTCCAGACCGATCTGTCGATGCCGCGGATCGGCGCCGAACGCTCCGACCGGCAGTATCCGATGGGGGAGTTGGCACGCGACGGGGCGCGGCTCTCCTTCGGCAGCGACTGGCCCGTCAGCTCGTACGAGCCGCTGGAGGGCATCCAGGTCGCCGTCACCAGGCGTACGTTCGACGGGGCGCCGGAGGGCGGCTGGACCCCGCACCAGCGGCTCACCGTGGAGCAGGCGCTCGCCGCGGCCACCAGCGGTGTCGCCCACCAGGCGGGCGCGGACGACCGCCTCGCGCTCGTGCCGGGGGCGCCCGCGGATCTGGTCCGGCTCTCCGCGGATCCGCGCACCGTGGACCCGATGGCCATCCGGCAGGTGCGGGTGCTCGGCACCTGGCTCGGCGGAGTTCCTACGTACCGGCCGGGGGAGGAGTGAGGGGCAGGACGATGGCGGTCACCGCTATGCCGTCCCGTATGAGCCAGTTGCCCGCGAAGCCCGTGAGCTCGCGCCCCGCCACCACAGGACCGGGGACGAGGAGCGCCGCGGTGAACGTGCCGTCCGGGGCGAACGCCACCCGCGCGTCCTCGAATCCGAGCCAGCTGCCCATGAGCGGGAACCACGTCTTGTAGACGGACTCCTTGGCGCTGAAGAGCAGCCGGTCCCAGGGGACGTCCGGATGCCGGATGCCCAGTTCGGCGAGGGCCGCGCGTTCCGTCTCGTCCGAGACCAGCCGCAGGACGTCGGCGTCGGCGAGCGGAGCGGCCGGCTCCGCGTCGATGCCGAGGGACGTGACGGCGGAGGCGCGGGCCACGACGGCGGCACGGTAGCCCGCGCAGTGCGTCATGCTGCCGACGATGCCGTCGGGCCAGCGCGGCGCGCCCTTGAGCCCCGGCAGGATCGGCACGGGCGGCACGTCGAGCTCGGCCAGGGCCGCGCGTGCGCACTGCCGGACCGTGGCGAACTCGGTGCGCCGCTTGTCCACGGCCCGCGCCACGGCCTCCACCTCCTCGGGAAACAGGAAGGGATCGGCCGGGTCCGCGCGGGTCTCCGCGACGATGACGGGCGCGGCGCCGAGCAGCGACGCCAACACGTCGGTACCGCCGGGGACTTGGCGCACGGGATTCGAGGGTGTCGTCACAACGGATCACCGTACCGGGGCCGCGCCCTGAACGGGGGCCTACCCTGGCGTGATGCACGACGAGTACCGCACAGTGGCCCGCGAGGCCGTGCACGAGACCGAGATCAACCGCTCGCGCTTCCTGTGCGCCCTCGCGCCCGCGGCCACCGAGGAGGAGGCCCAGGACTTCGTCGCGCGCATCCGCAAGGAGCACCCGTCCGCATCGCACAACTGCTTCGCGTACGTCATCGGGGCCGATGCCGGGGTCCAGAAGGCGAGCGACGACGGGGAGCCCGGCGGCACCGCCGGTGTGCCGATGCTCCAGATGCTGCTGCGCCGCGACATGCGGTACGTCGTCGCCGTCGTGACCCGCTACTACGGAGGGGTCAAGCTCGGCGCCGGCGGGCTGATCAGGGCCTACGGAGGCGCCGTCGGCGAGGCGCTCGACGCGGTCGGCACGCTGACCCGCAGGCGCTTCAGGCTCGCCACGGTCACGGTCGACCACCAGCGCGCCGGCAAGATCCAGAACGATCTGCGGTCGGCGGGGCGCGCGGTGCGTGATGTGCGGTACGGGGACGAGGTGACCATCGAGATCGGTCTTCCCGACGCCGACGTGGAGGGCTTCACGGCCTGGCTGGCGGACGCGACCGCGGGCAGTGCGGTGTTCGAGCTCGGTGGAGAGGCGTACGGGGACGCCTGATGCCTGGTGGGCGTCCGGGCTCGGCGTCCGCGCGCAGGCGCAGACGCTGGCAAATGGGTAGAATTCGGGCATGGGAGAGCGGCCTGTAGCGCCGACTGCGCCCGAACTCGTCCTTGAGACCGACGCCGGTTCCACGGTGATGAGTCCGAGCCGGGACTATCACGTCGGGCGCGATCCACTGAGCGACATCGTCATCGACGACGCCCGCGTCTCCTGGCACCACGCCGTCCTGCACGCCGAGCTCGACCACTGGACGATCGAGGACGAGCACAGCACGAACGGCACCTACGCCGACGGACAGCGCGTCCAGGAGCGGGGCGTCGGACCGGGCAGCGTGCTGCGGTTCGGCAGCGTCGCGGACGGCCCGCGCGCGGTGCTCGTGGGCCGCGCACCGCCTACGCCCGCCCCCGCCGCTCCCGAGCGGCCCTCGGCCGTCCGCACGCCCTCGGCCACCGGCACCTTCCGGCAGCCG
This Streptomyces sp. NBC_01283 DNA region includes the following protein-coding sequences:
- a CDS encoding YigZ family protein: MHDEYRTVAREAVHETEINRSRFLCALAPAATEEEAQDFVARIRKEHPSASHNCFAYVIGADAGVQKASDDGEPGGTAGVPMLQMLLRRDMRYVVAVVTRYYGGVKLGAGGLIRAYGGAVGEALDAVGTLTRRRFRLATVTVDHQRAGKIQNDLRSAGRAVRDVRYGDEVTIEIGLPDADVEGFTAWLADATAGSAVFELGGEAYGDA
- a CDS encoding 4'-phosphopantetheinyl transferase, with amino-acid sequence MRQVPGGTDVLASLLGAAPVIVAETRADPADPFLFPEEVEAVARAVDKRRTEFATVRQCARAALAELDVPPVPILPGLKGAPRWPDGIVGSMTHCAGYRAAVVARASAVTSLGIDAEPAAPLADADVLRLVSDETERAALAELGIRHPDVPWDRLLFSAKESVYKTWFPLMGSWLGFEDARVAFAPDGTFTAALLVPGPVVAGRELTGFAGNWLIRDGIAVTAIVLPLTPPPAGT